A DNA window from Salvelinus fontinalis isolate EN_2023a chromosome 28, ASM2944872v1, whole genome shotgun sequence contains the following coding sequences:
- the LOC129826478 gene encoding arrestin domain-containing protein 3-like, which yields MFGETFKNFTIHFNANNPRGTFSSGDFMAGQISFDLSKETKLSSITLALNGKAKVQWTTQGGSGGRRGRRRRQRRVHSARLEFFNFSQIVMQENNAVPNTTLQPGTHVYPFTCQIPQGNFPSSFHGVHGSIIYSMKVEIHRPWHLAKEFVTEFNFASHIDANQPHLLAPLAGSNTKTLCCLWCASGPISMTVCTERKGFVPGEMVKIICELSNGSSRIVTPHATLIQKQMFYTHNKCNRRLQMKNLASVDGQPVNPSSSEVYSDMMLLIPPNTTLTISNCPILELDYTVDVSLRIRGSTDLKVLFPIVLCNIPVYAPQPPPPYQ from the exons ATGTTTGGAGAAACGTTTAAAAATTTTACAATACATTTCAACGCCAATAACCCGAGAGGGACTTTCTCGAGTGGTGACTTTATGGCAGGTCAGATTTCCTTTGATCTTTCGAAAGAAACAAAGCTCAGTTCTATAACATTAGCATTAAATGGAAAAGCAAAGGTACAGTGGACAACACAAGGAGGAAGTGGTGGAAGAAGAGGACGACGCAGAAGGCAACGACGAGTCCACTCAGCAAGGCTGGAATTCTTCAACTTCTCTCAAATCGTAATGCAAGAAAATAACG CGGTCCCTAACACCACACTTCAACCAGGAACCCATGTGTACCCATTCACATGCCAAATCCCACAAGG AAACTTCCCCTCCTCTTTCCATGGGGTGCATGGCAGTATCATTTACTCAATGAAGGTGGAGATACACAGGCCATGGCATCTAGCCAAGGAGTTTGTGACTGAGTTCAACTTTGCCAGCCACATAGATGCCAACCAACCACATCTTCTT GCTCCTCTGGCAGGCAGCAACACCAAGACCCTGTGCTGCCTCTGGTGTGCCTCAGGTCCCATCTCAATGACTGTCTGCACTGAGAGGAAAGGCTTTGTCCCAG GAGAGATGGTGAAAATCATCTGTGAGCTTAGTAACGGCTCCTCTCGGATAGTGACTCCGCATGCAACCCTTATCCAGAAGCAGATGTTTTACACCCATAACAAGTGCAACAGGAGGTTGCAGATGAAAAACCTGGCTTCAGTGGATGGTCAGCCGGTCAACCCCAGTAGCTCTGAGGTCTACAGCGATATGATGCTTCTCATCCCTCCCAACACGACTCTCACTATCTCCAACTGTCCTATACTGGAGCTGGAttacactgtggat GTGAGTCTACGTATCAGAGGTTCCACGGACCTCAAGGTGCTGTTCCCCATTGTGCTGTGTAATATTCCTGTTTACGCACCCCAGCCTCCACCGCCATAtcagtag